The Verrucomicrobium spinosum DSM 4136 = JCM 18804 genome includes a region encoding these proteins:
- a CDS encoding sensor histidine kinase, translating into MAPILWGYLVSPLALPAVHAEYLPNPAPVVLLVDGKPFSAGPTGFRVPAFAKTVSFRLGKSAQEDPENCRRIRFKLDGVDESWRQIESEMCLIVRFADAAGDQVGQRLFPVDGISAGWRGETGTSTFTLRRESLRVPPDAATVTVAISSSGPPTAMGLYAVRDLKLSSPAKPTARLVYETASGLDEQHSLATGWTRSGTRPSMARLVTTPAGEALCILDDDAGAHAEWNLLRTGAPRVTPGETLTVEWSEMYNIGMGNRFDVNYGRLNASTYTFWSDELDATGNSLQGPRQLQFVVLKPLWRSVWFWISSSITGGLVLWWACRAVIRRRIRQHLARAEQERLVELERLRIARDLHDDLGARLTHISLMSGLAENEPQSESSRESFQRISAMARELVGALYQTVWTVNPEHDHLEALVNYICQLTQNFCDTARIRCRIHSCEVPGQRRVTSEVRHNITLAVKEALHNAIKHAAATEITVRMEFTDPTLTITITDNGSGFDSANTTPGHGLNNMERRMNPLGGTVTFHSTPAKGTTVRFEVPIPARPSRRSSPSSSPAT; encoded by the coding sequence ATGGCACCCATCCTCTGGGGTTACCTGGTCTCGCCGCTGGCCCTGCCCGCAGTCCATGCTGAATACCTCCCCAACCCCGCCCCGGTGGTGTTGCTGGTGGATGGCAAACCGTTCTCTGCGGGTCCAACTGGCTTTCGAGTTCCGGCGTTCGCCAAAACGGTCAGCTTCCGCCTTGGCAAATCCGCCCAGGAGGATCCAGAGAACTGCCGCCGCATTCGCTTCAAACTGGATGGAGTGGATGAATCCTGGCGTCAGATCGAGAGCGAGATGTGCCTCATCGTACGGTTCGCCGATGCAGCGGGAGACCAGGTGGGGCAGCGCCTCTTCCCGGTGGACGGCATCAGTGCAGGATGGCGGGGTGAGACCGGGACCTCCACCTTCACCTTGCGACGGGAATCCTTACGGGTGCCACCGGATGCCGCCACCGTGACAGTGGCTATTTCCTCGTCCGGCCCTCCCACGGCCATGGGACTTTATGCCGTTCGAGACTTGAAGCTCTCGAGCCCGGCCAAGCCGACAGCAAGGCTCGTCTATGAAACGGCCTCCGGTCTTGATGAGCAGCACTCCCTCGCCACTGGCTGGACGCGGAGCGGCACCCGCCCTTCCATGGCCAGGCTGGTGACCACCCCTGCGGGAGAAGCGTTGTGCATCCTGGATGATGATGCTGGAGCTCATGCAGAGTGGAATCTTCTACGCACGGGGGCACCACGCGTCACTCCCGGCGAGACCCTCACCGTCGAGTGGTCCGAGATGTACAACATCGGCATGGGCAACCGCTTTGATGTGAACTACGGTCGGCTGAATGCCAGTACCTATACCTTCTGGAGTGATGAACTGGATGCCACGGGCAACTCCCTCCAAGGGCCCCGCCAGCTTCAGTTTGTGGTGCTGAAACCGTTGTGGCGCAGCGTCTGGTTTTGGATCAGCAGTTCCATCACCGGCGGGCTGGTGCTCTGGTGGGCATGCCGGGCCGTCATCCGGCGGCGCATCCGCCAACACCTCGCCCGGGCCGAGCAAGAGCGGTTGGTCGAGCTGGAACGCCTGCGGATTGCGCGGGATCTGCATGACGACCTCGGGGCGAGGCTCACTCACATCTCGCTCATGAGCGGGCTCGCCGAGAACGAGCCCCAAAGCGAGTCCTCGCGGGAGAGCTTCCAACGCATCTCCGCCATGGCTCGCGAGCTGGTGGGCGCACTCTACCAAACCGTATGGACCGTGAATCCCGAGCACGATCACCTGGAGGCGCTGGTGAACTACATCTGCCAGCTCACGCAGAACTTCTGCGACACCGCACGGATCCGCTGCCGCATTCATTCCTGCGAGGTGCCGGGCCAACGCCGCGTCACCAGTGAGGTGCGTCACAACATCACCCTGGCCGTGAAGGAAGCCCTGCACAATGCCATCAAGCACGCTGCGGCCACCGAGATCACCGTGCGCATGGAGTTCACCGATCCGACCCTCACGATCACCATCACCGACAATGGGAGCGGATTCGATTCCGCAAACACGACACCAGGGCACGGTCTCAACAACATGGAGCGCCGCATGAATCCCCTGGGAGGCACCGTTACCTTCCACAGCACGCCCGCCAAGGGCACCACCGTCCGTTTCGAAGTGCCCATTCCTGCCAGGCCCTCCAGACGGTCATCACCATCCTCTTCTCCTGCGACCTAA